A DNA window from Rossellomorea marisflavi contains the following coding sequences:
- the flgL gene encoding flagellar hook-associated protein FlgL, translated as MRVTQSMLTNNSMRNLSSSYSRMGQLQDQLSTGKKITRPSDDPVVAMKGMFYRSNVSGVEQYKRNLSELYLWMDNSEAGLEQANQGLQRVRELVLQGKNGTLSEDDKKAVAAEIGQIKQDMVTIAETKVGSRYIYHGTDVNKSPIKDKAPADGSAPQVADNLGTAAIGDYIVEVSPGVTLKANVTPGKVFNQEMFDTLHSIEKAIESTDGADLDSMLEQLDSVIGNLSSERSDLGARYNRLEMVDDRLSQQETMAKRIMSDNEDAEIERVITDLKSQESVHRAALSVGARIMQPTLMDFLR; from the coding sequence ATGCGCGTAACCCAAAGCATGCTGACCAACAACTCAATGAGGAATCTCAGCTCCTCTTACAGCCGGATGGGCCAGCTCCAGGATCAGCTCTCCACCGGTAAAAAAATCACCCGTCCCTCAGACGATCCGGTTGTCGCTATGAAGGGGATGTTCTACCGCTCCAATGTAAGTGGAGTGGAGCAGTATAAGCGGAATTTGTCTGAATTGTATTTGTGGATGGATAATTCGGAGGCAGGTCTGGAACAGGCAAATCAGGGACTCCAGCGTGTTCGAGAGCTTGTTCTCCAGGGGAAGAACGGTACTCTGTCTGAAGACGACAAAAAAGCGGTTGCAGCTGAAATTGGCCAAATCAAGCAGGATATGGTCACTATCGCTGAGACGAAAGTCGGCAGTCGTTATATTTATCACGGGACAGACGTGAATAAATCTCCAATCAAGGATAAAGCGCCAGCAGATGGAAGTGCGCCACAAGTGGCCGACAATCTAGGCACTGCCGCAATAGGGGACTACATCGTTGAAGTGTCGCCAGGTGTTACTTTAAAGGCGAACGTTACACCAGGGAAGGTATTCAATCAGGAAATGTTTGATACGCTTCATTCCATTGAAAAAGCAATAGAATCGACAGACGGAGCTGACCTTGACAGTATGTTGGAACAATTAGACTCTGTTATTGGCAACCTATCTTCTGAACGTTCTGATCTAGGTGCCCGATATAACCGTTTAGAAATGGTGGATGACCGCCTTTCTCAACAGGAAACGATGGCAAAGCGTATCATGTCTGATAATGAAGATGCTGAAATTGAACGGGTCATCACTGATTTAAAATCACAAGAAAGTGTCCACCGTGCAGCACTCAGTGTCGGGGCAAGAATCATGCAGCCGACCTTGATGGACTTTTTACGATAA
- the flgK gene encoding flagellar hook-associated protein FlgK translates to MRSTFMGLETAKRGMYTQQGALYTTGHNISNANTPGYSRQRVNFNPTEAFPSPGFNSPRIPGQLGTGVEAGSIQRVRDSFLDLQYRNENNKLGYWENKMESMQKMEEIMNEPSESGLSSTMDSFWKSLQDLASDTSNTGARSVVIQRGKAVAETFNYLSTSLTSVRKDLQNELAVTEKQINSLTRQIDQVNKQIAEVEPHGYLPNDLYDERDRLLDQLSTLVPIKTSYQSNGGASSAIAEGSVSVSLVGKDGDFAIKLVDKAGVNELSLSTKGPQESVDSVKIGNQTLDINSFLSQGEGKLRGIIDSYGYTNKDGKATGSYVAMLDELDNMAYVFAKAFNEQHQQGLTVAQMEDPNFDPENFESTTPKFFKDGKAPGADLEDVNKEGFAQRIQIADEMSNPDNIATAGTGNPTAGDTSNVQKLADLITTTKLPYGEKESSFQGHFESVIGKMAVESQESVKLAKNSNVLRSSVDERRMSVSGVSLDEEMTDMIKFQHAYNASARMITLQDEMLDKIINGMGTVGR, encoded by the coding sequence ATGCGATCCACATTCATGGGCCTTGAAACAGCCAAACGGGGCATGTACACCCAGCAGGGGGCCCTTTACACGACCGGACATAATATTTCAAATGCCAACACACCGGGCTATTCCCGACAACGCGTGAACTTCAACCCAACTGAAGCTTTCCCATCCCCGGGCTTTAACAGTCCCAGGATTCCCGGACAGCTGGGGACAGGAGTCGAAGCGGGTTCAATCCAGCGCGTAAGGGACTCCTTCCTTGACCTTCAATACCGCAATGAAAACAATAAACTCGGATACTGGGAAAACAAGATGGAATCCATGCAGAAGATGGAAGAAATCATGAACGAGCCTTCTGAATCAGGATTGTCCAGTACAATGGACTCTTTCTGGAAGTCCCTTCAGGATTTGGCGAGTGACACCTCCAATACAGGTGCAAGGTCCGTTGTCATTCAGCGCGGAAAAGCCGTGGCAGAAACCTTTAACTATTTGTCCACCTCACTGACAAGCGTTAGAAAAGACCTTCAAAATGAACTGGCCGTGACTGAAAAGCAAATCAATTCCCTCACAAGGCAGATCGATCAAGTGAACAAGCAGATTGCTGAAGTAGAACCACACGGCTATCTTCCGAATGATCTCTACGATGAGCGTGATCGCCTATTGGATCAACTCTCAACCCTTGTGCCAATCAAGACAAGCTATCAGTCGAATGGAGGAGCTTCCTCTGCTATAGCAGAAGGCTCGGTATCTGTGAGTCTCGTTGGGAAAGATGGGGATTTCGCCATCAAACTGGTGGATAAAGCCGGTGTGAATGAACTCTCCCTTTCGACCAAAGGACCTCAAGAATCCGTCGACTCTGTGAAAATCGGCAATCAAACCCTTGATATCAACAGCTTCCTCAGCCAAGGTGAAGGGAAACTGCGCGGAATAATCGACTCTTATGGCTATACCAACAAAGACGGCAAAGCTACGGGATCCTATGTGGCGATGCTCGATGAGCTTGACAATATGGCCTATGTATTCGCAAAAGCATTCAATGAACAGCATCAGCAAGGGCTCACAGTGGCGCAGATGGAAGATCCGAACTTCGATCCTGAAAACTTTGAGTCGACTACGCCGAAATTCTTTAAGGATGGAAAGGCCCCTGGTGCGGACCTTGAAGACGTAAATAAAGAAGGCTTCGCCCAGCGGATCCAGATCGCGGATGAAATGAGCAACCCTGATAATATCGCCACAGCCGGAACCGGAAATCCGACAGCAGGTGATACCTCCAATGTTCAAAAACTGGCTGATCTCATCACTACTACAAAGCTGCCATACGGCGAAAAAGAGTCCTCCTTCCAAGGGCACTTTGAATCCGTCATCGGCAAAATGGCGGTTGAATCCCAGGAGTCCGTCAAGCTTGCCAAGAACTCAAATGTCCTGCGTTCTTCCGTGGACGAACGCCGCATGTCCGTAAGCGGTGTTTCCCTTGACGAAGAAATGACCGATATGATCAAATTCCAGCACGCCTACAACGCCTCTGCCCGGATGATCACCCTCCAGGACGAAATGCTCGACAAAATCATCAACGGCATGGGAACCGTTGGAAGATAA
- a CDS encoding flagellar protein FlgN — translation MSLNALTTTLDRLHKLHMSLLDLSKRKTNIIKASEMDQLDGLLKDEQRHLAAIQTVENDRQIHSKQYTESNGRSFDEPPTLLQCMETAPQEEKEELSDWHRKLTAVITELKEQNELNQKLVYQSLQFVNMSLSALQPKDERTNYTRPNDENKVPAPSRSLFDSKA, via the coding sequence ATGTCACTCAATGCCTTAACCACAACATTAGACAGACTCCATAAACTGCATATGAGCCTCCTCGACCTCTCCAAACGAAAAACCAACATCATCAAGGCGAGTGAGATGGACCAATTGGATGGCCTATTAAAAGATGAACAACGACATCTTGCCGCCATTCAGACGGTAGAGAATGATCGTCAAATCCATTCAAAGCAATATACTGAATCGAATGGTCGATCATTTGATGAGCCCCCGACCCTTTTACAGTGCATGGAAACGGCTCCCCAAGAAGAGAAAGAAGAACTCTCCGATTGGCACAGGAAGCTGACCGCCGTCATTACAGAATTAAAAGAGCAAAATGAACTCAATCAAAAGCTCGTCTATCAATCTCTTCAATTTGTGAATATGAGTTTGTCGGCTCTGCAGCCGAAAGATGAGCGGACCAACTATACAAGACCGAACGATGAGAATAAAGTCCCGGCGCCGAGCCGGTCTTTGTTTGATTCCAAAGCATAG
- the flgM gene encoding flagellar biosynthesis anti-sigma factor FlgM, translating into MKINQIGNYNIQAYKQQQNKADQSAKGGSAPSDKVEISSRAKEMQEVSKLEKDRQVKVDALKEQVQSGNYTIQAGSIAKSLKQFYHGE; encoded by the coding sequence TTGAAGATTAATCAGATCGGGAACTACAATATCCAGGCATATAAGCAACAACAAAACAAAGCCGACCAATCTGCCAAAGGGGGAAGCGCTCCTTCAGATAAGGTGGAAATTTCTTCACGGGCTAAAGAGATGCAGGAAGTGTCCAAATTGGAAAAAGATCGCCAAGTGAAAGTAGACGCATTGAAAGAACAGGTACAGAGTGGAAACTATACGATCCAGGCAGGGTCCATCGCCAAAAGCCTGAAGCAATTCTACCACGGAGAATAA
- a CDS encoding TIGR03826 family flagellar region protein — translation MSEVNNCPRCNALFMKTRFREVCEACHKAEETLFDSVIRFLKKRENRAASIARVVDVTGVEEELLHNWVRKGRIQSRQFPNMGYPCDRCGKIIHSARICEGCQTSLIQDLKQHESDEQWKQTLKESGHTYYTRRKEK, via the coding sequence ATGTCAGAAGTGAACAACTGTCCGCGCTGTAACGCGCTATTCATGAAAACCCGCTTCCGCGAAGTGTGTGAAGCATGCCATAAAGCAGAAGAAACGCTATTCGACTCTGTCATCCGTTTCCTGAAAAAACGCGAAAACCGGGCCGCGTCCATCGCACGCGTCGTCGATGTCACTGGTGTAGAGGAAGAACTCCTTCATAATTGGGTAAGAAAAGGTCGCATCCAGTCAAGACAATTCCCGAATATGGGCTACCCTTGCGACCGGTGCGGCAAGATCATCCACAGTGCACGGATCTGCGAAGGGTGCCAAACGTCCCTCATCCAAGACCTTAAACAGCACGAATCAGACGAACAATGGAAGCAAACCCTCAAAGAATCAGGTCATACGTACTACACCCGCAGAAAGGAAAAATGA
- a CDS encoding ComF family protein → MEWNRKPEWNGVLERNVSLFQYNEFMKEVLARYKYRGDYVLAKALASFMQTAIPKADHFVPIPLSPERLYERGFNQSKALLIEAGLPCHDLLTRTHTEKQSKKTRRERMTGAQVFRLSETNLSGKKILLIDDIYTTGTTLRHAAILLKKAGSREVSSFTIARG, encoded by the coding sequence ATGGAGTGGAACCGAAAACCTGAATGGAACGGGGTGTTGGAGCGGAATGTCTCCCTATTCCAATACAACGAGTTCATGAAAGAGGTCCTCGCACGCTACAAATACAGAGGAGATTACGTTCTTGCTAAGGCACTGGCGTCTTTTATGCAAACGGCTATCCCGAAAGCTGATCATTTTGTTCCCATTCCTCTAAGTCCCGAGCGATTATACGAGCGCGGATTCAATCAGTCAAAGGCCCTCCTGATCGAAGCGGGACTACCTTGTCATGACCTCCTCACGAGGACCCACACCGAAAAGCAATCGAAGAAGACGAGACGGGAGCGGATGACAGGCGCGCAGGTATTCCGCCTTTCCGAGACGAATCTATCAGGCAAGAAGATTCTCCTCATCGACGACATCTATACGACGGGCACGACCCTCAGGCATGCAGCTATCCTCTTGAAAAAAGCGGGTTCAAGGGAAGTCTCATCCTTCACGATTGCCAGGGGTTAA
- a CDS encoding DEAD/DEAH box helicase has product MDEILFDGALVHAHYRHGYVSYGPGVQAGICQRCGNGSRGSFGEFECARCGKSCRYCRNCLMMGRVSECTPLLTWNGPPPRTKEDVFFAWEGTLSPAQQEASTELVTAVKEDRDLLIWAVCGAGKTEVLFEGIHEAIRGGKRVCLATPRTDVILELSPRLKKVFPETDLITLYGGSEERQSFGQIVLTTTHQLFRFKEAFDVMIVDEVDAFPYSFDSSLQFAVEKARKPSSSLIHLTATPDGATQRECRSGRRHHFRIPARFHRHPIPSPRFAWCGNWQKSLEKGKIPPPLKKWMLQRLHTSTPALIFFPSVAIMNKALSLFKAIHPLIESVHAQDPKRKEKVMRMRKFEMPILLTTTILERGVTIPGIDVAVLGAEETIFTESALVQISGRVGRSSDHPGGDIVYFHHGKTGEMIKARAHINEMNREAGKRGLIDAR; this is encoded by the coding sequence ATGGATGAGATCCTGTTCGATGGGGCGCTCGTTCATGCGCATTATCGTCATGGATACGTATCATACGGTCCTGGTGTGCAGGCTGGCATTTGTCAGCGCTGCGGGAACGGTTCGCGCGGAAGTTTTGGTGAGTTTGAATGCGCCCGCTGCGGGAAGTCATGCCGCTATTGCCGGAACTGTCTGATGATGGGGAGGGTGTCTGAGTGCACACCCCTCCTGACCTGGAATGGTCCGCCGCCCCGTACGAAAGAGGATGTCTTCTTTGCCTGGGAAGGGACGCTGTCGCCTGCGCAACAGGAAGCATCCACCGAGCTCGTTACGGCGGTGAAAGAGGATCGGGACCTGCTGATATGGGCCGTGTGCGGTGCCGGGAAGACGGAGGTGCTGTTCGAGGGGATCCATGAGGCTATCAGGGGCGGTAAGCGCGTCTGCCTTGCAACTCCTAGAACCGATGTGATCCTGGAGCTTTCACCGCGTTTGAAGAAGGTGTTTCCTGAGACGGATCTGATCACCCTGTACGGTGGTTCCGAGGAACGCCAGTCATTCGGGCAAATCGTGCTGACCACCACGCATCAGCTGTTTCGGTTCAAGGAGGCATTCGATGTCATGATCGTCGACGAGGTCGATGCCTTTCCCTATTCCTTCGATTCATCCCTTCAGTTCGCCGTGGAGAAAGCAAGAAAACCGTCCTCATCCCTCATCCACCTCACGGCAACGCCCGATGGTGCAACGCAGCGGGAGTGCCGATCAGGACGGCGACACCACTTCAGGATCCCGGCCCGCTTTCATCGTCACCCCATTCCTTCTCCGCGCTTTGCCTGGTGTGGTAACTGGCAGAAATCATTGGAAAAAGGAAAGATCCCGCCGCCACTGAAGAAGTGGATGCTGCAAAGATTGCATACCTCAACCCCAGCCCTCATCTTTTTCCCCAGCGTAGCCATCATGAACAAAGCGCTCTCCCTGTTCAAAGCCATTCACCCCCTGATCGAGTCCGTCCATGCCCAAGATCCGAAACGAAAAGAGAAAGTCATGAGGATGCGTAAGTTTGAGATGCCGATTCTCCTTACCACGACAATCCTGGAACGGGGAGTCACCATTCCTGGCATTGATGTGGCGGTCCTCGGGGCAGAAGAAACCATCTTCACCGAGAGTGCCCTTGTGCAAATCTCGGGCCGGGTGGGGAGGAGTTCCGATCACCCGGGCGGTGATATCGTGTACTTTCACCACGGCAAGACCGGTGAGATGATCAAAGCCCGTGCCCATATCAATGAAATGAACAGGGAGGCTGGGAAAAGGGGGCTCATTGATGCCAGGTGA